The Capricornis sumatraensis isolate serow.1 chromosome 15, serow.2, whole genome shotgun sequence DNA segment aattttttttttttactggagtgtAATTGTTTTACGATGTTGctttagtttctgctgaacaaccGTGTGAAttagctataagtatacatatgtcccctccccctagagcctccctcccaccccaccactcctcatcctacccctctaggttaccagagtactgagctgagctccctgtgtcttacaacagcttcctactagctatctgttttatgcaCATTAGTGTGCGTATGTCAAGCCTactctcccaactcatcccaccctccccttcccaccctgcGTCCACAAGTCCATGTTTTATGTCTgcctctctattcctgccctgcaaacaggcaaaaaagatatgaaaaaacaaaaacagcgtagttttataaaaagtaattagggacttccctggtggctcagcagtaaagaatcgacctgccaatgcaggagattcgggcttgatccctgagtcagaaagatcccctggagaaggaaatggcaacccactccagtatccttgcctgggaaatcccatggacagaggagcctggtgggctatagtcaatggagTCGAAAACAGTCAAACATAACTTAGCAAGTAAACGacaacataaaaaaataattatatttccaaaacaaaaagaatcaCAGTacctaaaaaaaataatttttcaaatctcCTTAATGTCTGGCTTTATAAAAGTTTGTCTGCTTCTGCACTCGGTCTGTCGGCAGGTGTTTTGATTTGAAGTATATGATAATTCAGCATCACATGATATGCTCACCTGGTAAAGGAGAGAATGTTCAATGACTCTTGCAGAGAACTGTGGTTCTTCTTGGATACCATATCAAAAATTGACAGGTGGTAGCTTATTAAAAGTTCACTGTGGTATGGACTCAGAAACCATGTCAATGAACTTTCATCCTGTTCCGTTGAAATCCACTGGTTGCTCCTGTGCTCCGAGTGATCTTTCACCCGCTCGTGATTCGGTAATGCCATGTGTCAGCCAATTGGAAACTACTAGTTTACTGAGTTCTGCAgatcttctgaatgttgaatcACTTTatgcatagtttaaaaaaattataaaggcctcttgcatctcctgtattggcaggcagattctttaccactcgtgccagGGAAGACCCCACGTTCATCAATATCACCACCGATTCTGTTAGAAGAGGATCTAAGTATTGGGAAGTCTCAAGGCTGTTTCTGATCCAccgccctgcccccgccccgccccaagcagcactggtggctcagatagtaaagaatctgcctacaacgtaGGAGAgcccagttgggaagatcccctggagaagggaatggcaacccactccagtattcttgcctggagaaccccagggacagaggagcctggtgggccacagagtcagatacgacagaATTGACTGACACAGACAGAAACCCTCCACGACAGGATGGGCCCTGTGCTCGAGAGACgtcatttgctgaatgaatggaggGCTGGCTCGTCACTCAGGCAGACTCCTTCCACCAGGCAGGAGGCCTGGACCTGTGTCGTCCCTTCCAGTCCTTCCCTCTGGGTCAGACCCCATGGGGTGCCCCCAGGTGCTCCTGCCCAGGTGCCTGCATCACTCACGGTGTGGTCTGTCATCTCTTTTCACTGTTCACAGGTTTGCCATATGGCTCCGTGGGGGCGGTTGACCTCTGTGTTGACTCCTGGGAGCAGCTGCTGAGGTTTCACTCTCTGGCCTTCCACCCCTGTCTTCTCTGCGGCTTCACATCCCCGCACTGATGCTAGAAAAGTCCACTCCCGCCCACAGAGCATTCCTGCTGTTCAGGCCTCAGGAGGACAGATTCACCTCCCAGCTCCCTGCAAGCAGTCTGGTCACCTCGGGCACTTTGATCCAACTGGGTCTTTATTGTGGAATGCTGGCCCGGCTTCATAGAGAGGCCCGAACATAGTTGGGGTGATGGGGGCCAGCAGATCTGGGGAGAGTGGACTTCTCTCCTCCAGGCCAAATGTCTGGATGTGAACCCAGCGGGACCAGGCAGGAGGTGCAGGGAGGCTCAGGACAGAGGTGGGGGAGAGTCCTGGGAAGAGGAGTGTGGTCCCAGGACCCAGGGTAGGGCCTCCACCTTCTCCCCTTGTGGCTTTAGGGCCAACAGCCCCTCAGAGTCTCCTCGGTTCCAGTGCATGCATCCAAGGGTCAGTGCAGGGCTGGCCCCGTCTTGGGCTGTCTCTGGGGTGTTCGGTCTCCATGGATCAATTTCCTACCTGTGACTTTCCATCACTCAGTCTCCCAGAAATGAGCAGACACGCCTGGGTTTGCAGGGAGCACACAGCATGCACTATTGTTGTGGGATCTTTGCAGTTCACAGTCTAAGAGTAACAACACGGACACAGACAAACACGGGATGTGGTGGTGGGATACCGAGAGTTGAGTTCAAGCCCATCTGGGGACAGCAAGTAGCCTCTGCCAAGCACGTGGTCTGGACCAGTGCTTTCTGGGGCTTCTTGCTTTCCAAGGCTGGGAGGGGTCAGTGACATAAGCGCATCTTTGCTCAACTTTCTGAGACCATGGGAAAAGCAACACTTTCTTAGCTGCCCTTGTTGCCAGGAGAGGGTCTTTGCAGCTAGTAGGGGGCCTTCTGTGGGAACTTGTGGGGGTCTGGGATGTCCTTTCTCACCCCCCGCTGAAGACAGTTGCAGCCCGGAGCCTGACCAGCTTGGGAAGGACGTTTGCTTGGTCTTGGTTTTGTGTGAGTCATCAGGACTCCTCCAGGCCTGTCCTGGGCTGAGCCTTCAGTTCAGGGAGGAGACCATTGATCTGGATCAGAGCTGTGCAATGTTTAATTAAAACCTGATAAGCAGCCAGGTGCGTCATGTCCCTCCAGGACATGGGCGCTGCTTCCCGCCTCCTGCTCAGGGTCATAGGCCACCTGGGTGATTCGTGTTTATGATCTGAGGCCTAACCTGTGGAATGAAGTCCACCGAGTGCGGAGGAAGCCCAGCACTCAGGTTGCTCCGAGGGTTCCCTGTGTCTTCCTGGGCTGCCGTGTCCTCCAGGCAGGTCCTGCTGCTTTCTCCAGGTGGCTGGTCTATGAGTCCACCTCCAGGGTGCCCCCCTGGGCCACCCCTGCCTCTAATCCTTCCAGCTCCTCATCAGCTTACCTGCACCCACAGTGTCTCTGGGAGCCTCACCCTACTTTCACACCCAAGGTGAcatattgttcagtcacttggtcgtgtccaactcttcgaccccatggactgcagcactccaggcttccctgtccttcactatttcctagaatttgctcaaactcctgtccatgccatccaatcatctcatcttctgtcgccctcttctcctcctgccctcaatctttcccagcatcagggtcttttccattgagttggctcttcgcatcaggtggccaaagtattggagcttcagcttcaccatcagttttTCCAGagttgcctttctttaggattaactggtttgatctccttgcagtccaagggaatctcaagagtcttctccaacaccacaattcaaaatcttcaattcttcagtggtcagccttctttatggtccaattctcacatctgtacatgactactggaaaaatcatagctttgactatatggccctttgttggcaaagtggtgtctctgctttttgatatgctgtctaggcccTAACGTATAGGGGCCTGTGTTTAGTTGCTGAGAGTCACTTTGGTTAACTCAGGATTAAACCATCACCCAAACATCAGTGCTACAGCTCACAAAAAAAGTAGCCAAACAAGACAAAGTCTCTTCTTGGACGTCCCGCTTTCCTGGGGAAATGATGGTTTCTGTGATTCCTGTGGGCTTGGTAAATTTTCCCAAGTAGCTCACCCCGAAGTCACTTACTGCCTCCGCTGTGCTGTGGGCAGGCTAAGGGGTTCTGGGCTGGCCTTGGGGTGGAGGCCAGTGGAGagcaggctgggggtgggcagggctcaTGTGTGTGACTATCCTGCCTTTCAAAGTTGCATTTAATGGTTTGAGAATAAATGGACAAAGTATTACAGGGACTAATGTTGCTGAGGGGCTAGAACTCCATGCTATGAATCTTTTGATACTGAGATGCACTTGATGAGtggccatccaatcatctcatcctctgtcaccctcttctcctcctgccctcaatctttcccagcaccagggtcttttccaatgagtcggctcttcaccaCCGGGGTGTGGTAATTATGTTCAAGAGAACAAGCTGCTTTCCCCCAAGTGTCTGGGACTCACTAAGAGGCCAGAACGGTGTTGGTTCCAAGTTCCAAGCCTTTGCAGTTTATGgggtgtgcgctcagtcactcagtcatgtccgactctttttgacctactgcagccccccaggctcctctgtccatgggattctccagacaggaatactggagtgggttgccatttcctcctccaggggatcttcatgaccccagggattaaacccacatctcccgtgtctcctactttggcaggtggattctttatccctgaaccacttgggaagcccaaagtttatGGTGGTGATGAAAACCTTCATGTTTAACACAGgaaaacatgtgtgtgtgcaagttCAAGCATCTATGGGTGGACACACGTGCCCACTGGTGAGCAAGTGAGGTGTGGTTGAGGCAGGAGGCTTGGCGCGTGAGCATGGTACCTGGACAGGGCATCAGAAGAGCAAGGTAGTTTAGGTTCTTTTAAGGTCATTCATCCCCTGGATTTGAACTTGCTCTTGGAGACACCTGGACTCTGCACAAGTCCTTCCAGAGATGCCGAGGGAGCAGGAAGAGGCCGATGGGAGCTactctgcttccttcctttccccccaCCAACCAGGAAAGCCTGCTCTTAGCCACTTCACTCATGTCGAACAAGTCAGACTCTCCTGACCCCGGGGCCTCACCTGTCAGCTAACTACAGTGAGGCTCAGAGCACCGTGCAGTCACACTTGGAAGGGTCAGAGAGCAGCTGGAACATAAgagctcaatgaacatgaactgcTTTCTCTCAGACCAATAAGGCTTCATTTGAAATGTGGCGCCCCTGCTATTGAAATTCTGAAAGCCATTATCTAGTGCAATGCCCTCATTTTCCAGACCTGGTAACCCATCAAACATAAGTGGTTATCCAGGACTGTACAACTGGTGAGCGAGGGACAAAAATGTGCCTCATAGGAGTGTCTCCTGGCTCCGAGGCGAGTCCTCTCTGTGCCTCCCAGGACGGCTGTCCTTGGAGAATTGAGCCAAGGGTGTTTCCTGCCTCTGAGGGGTCCTCTCACCAGCCTTAGCCCCTCTGGAGGCAGGGAGAGCATCTGGTCACTGGAGGCTCTCAAGGTCAAGTCCAGCCCTGGCAACGGGCATCTGCTGAGTGGACGACGAAGCCTCTGCTCGAGGCCATGTGGCTGGATGGAGGCCCCACTGGGacagaactcaagtctcctggAGCAAATGACGGAGTGAAATGGGGTGAAGACAGTGGGGGGCCTTGGTGCCAGACGTGGCCTGTGTGGTGAGGAGGGGACGAGGTAGGGGAGGGGCTTGTGACTTCAACCTCCCAGCACCCTAGGGAGAATCAGTGCAGTCCTGGCTCtgaaagcagcagcagaaagtcCTCTGTGGGCCCCCCGACCCCAGACGTGGAGACAGGAGTGGTGAGCGCACCTCAGGGTCTGACATTTCACCCCTCCATCCCCTCCACCCTCTACTTCCTCGCCGAGACCAAAGGCTTCGCGCCTGGACTGAGTTCTTGGGAGAGATGGGGCTGAGAGCCAGAATGTCTGTTTTCATTAATGAGATGCCGGCAGGATCAGCACTGTAAGTACAGATGGAGGAGGGACACGGTCCTCCTGGCACCTGGGCTAGCTGGCTGCTTTGTGCTACGCTCTGGACAGATGCCATGAGAGGTAGAAGGGCTTGGGCTTCGCGGTCTGGCAAGCCCAGATCCAAAACCCTGGCTTGTCCATGACCTCGTTTTGTGACGTCTCTTGAGCCTCAGTTGCTTCATCTAGGAGCTGGAGTGAACAGCGAGGACAAGATGAGGCCATCTTCAGAGCGCTTCTCAAGGCACCTGGCCCACGGGAGCGCAGGTGTGAGGAAGACTATCACCTTCTCCCCCAGGTAAATGGGGGAGGACAGGTGTGGGTGTGGCCTTACCGGGTCAGACAAGTAGGCGCTGGCAGGTGTGGAGGGACAGGTGGGGACAGGGGAAAGCTGGGGCCGCCACCCCTGCTGGCCACAGATGTAAAAGGTTCTCATCAACCCATCACTGAGGGCGGCCAGAGTCCTGGGGCCGTACGGAATCAGGCGGAGAAGGGAGCAGAAATGTGCTTCCTCACTGTTGACCGGTGACAGCGGGTCTGTAGGAGACTCCAGAGCAGGAAAGAGCAATTTCCCCGAAGAAGGAAGCAGCCTGAGAGACAGATTCTGTTTCTAAGAATCTTGGTTGGCTGGACTGGATTGTGGGAAAGAGAGACCCCAGCTCTGGTGGCAGAGAAAGTGCTTCCGGGATCTCGTGatgagggaggagggggcagggacaCTGACCCAGATCCTGGGCGCCGGGCTGAGCCATCCTGGCCACGGCCAAGAGGTGACCTGCCAGGTTGTGTCGTGTGCTTGTGTGGCTGGAGCGGAGCTGCCCCCACTCCCCAGACGTCAGCCCTGACCTGGTCGAAACCAGCTCCCCTGCTCGGCTTGGCCAGCGTTCCCCAGGCAAGCACAGGGAGACGAGTGCCCCCTGCTCAGGACTGGTTCCCcatcttcttctttaaaaaaaaaaaaaggatttcttttttacAGCACCGAGCCTTCATTGCTGtatgggtttttctctagttgctgagcgtggaggctactctctagatgTGTCTTCTGTAGTGTGGAGCAGGGGCGCTAGGCCacttgggctcagtggttgtggctcccaggctcgaGAGCACACTCAGCAGtttaggcacatgggcttagttgctccgcagcacttgggatcctcctggatcagggatcgaacccatgtctcctgcattggcaggtagattcttcaccactgagccaccagggaagtcccccatcttCTGTTTCGTCAGGCCTATAGTGCTGAAGGCAACTCTGGGCTTTTCCTCAAGTGATCTCACCAACAGAGATGAACAGGACGCTGAGGGACACTGGGTGAGAAGTGGGGAGGGCCAACTAGAAAAACAGCAAGCCAGGACTGTGTATCGAgtggccagcactctgccagagtCCCAGTGGGTAGTAGGGCATTGCAACATAGCTGATGGCCACAGTTATCTCCTCTGACCACCGGAGGGACATTCCAGCCAGTTCTACGGTGATGGGAAATAAAACACGTGAGACCTTAGGAAGATTTCCACCTGGGATGGTTAAAGTGAACGTGCCTGGTGTCCTGGGATAAGTCTTAGCCCTCTGGAAGTACTCGATGGAAGCACTTCTTACAGAAAATGCTGGAAGAAAAGTCCACTGTTATCGGGTCAGGCATGTGCATGGATGGTGAGTGGAGCGTGACATGTCTCCTTCCAAGTTCCCCTAAAGAGGGGAGAGGACAGTCCTGCCAGCCTGACCTGTGCAGGCGAGTTGTGGGCCCTGAAAACCCAGCAGCCTCGGCTGGCGAAGAGTTGTGGGTGCAGAGCAACCAGATGCATGCACGTGACGTGATGTCTACCTCGTGGCAGCCCCAGAATCACACATCTGCTGCAACAGGGACCTGGAAAGGTGGCCTTCAGCCTCAGATCATGTCCTGTAGAACGTGCTCATCCAGCTAATCTGCTCCTCCACCAGGAGCACCAGCCCTGTGAGGGCCAGTAGGAACAGGAAACAACAGAAGCACTGGGAGCGAAGCGGGACAGACACTGTCCCCTGCACCTGGGAGCCCAGGCATTTAGTTCAGATTAAGACTTTCTGAGACCTTAAAACAGCCACCCTGGTCCCCTTCAAGGATGCTTGTCCTTTGGCCTGGAAGCAAATGCCTGGAGGAAGCGTGGAGGTGCCAGGCAGACAGCAGCTCTTGGGCGATGGGGCAGCGAGGGACAGTGCAGTTCCTATTATTGAGTGCCTTCTGTATGCCAGGCTCTAAGTGACTGCCTCTTGTCCGCTCGTGTCACCCTGATATCCCCGACACCCCGTAAAGCCGGCGCTGTGTCGTCCCCTTTAAAGGGAGGCCCCTGGAGCTGGGGAGGTGAAGTCACCCACCCCAGGCTGGTGGAGAGGCCCGCCCCCGACCCCCTGCTGCTCAGAGCATGCCGTGTGGCCCAGGTGGGAGTGTTGTGTTCAGGGTGTGGGCCTGGTGGGGGCAGCagctggagctggggagggggttgCCTTGTGGGTGGCAGTGACCTCCACATGgtgtcttttcccttttcttggaGTGGGTCTCCTGGGTAAGATTGGGGCAGGGCCATTCCCGCGGAAACTGGCTCGGGAGGACGGACAGGCAGGTCCCTGCATGTCTgggaggcagaggagcctcaAGACCCGTCCTGCAGGTTCCTGGTGTTTCGCCCACAGAACCCAGACAGCAGTGGGGTGCCGTGTCAGGTCCCTGGGAAGCAGAGCCACCTTTGACCTGGCTCTGCACACCTCCCCCGCACACTCAGCCATACACATTCACGCGtgcgtgtgtgcgcacacacacacacacacacacttatggctACTTAGTGTGCGAGTTCCCtgccctgagggcctcaggaATCACCCGGCCAGCCTGGAAAAGGTCACCTTCCTGTCCCAGCCTCCTCCATCACCCTTCCTCCTGTAGGACAGGGGTTGGGAGAAGTCGAGTGTCCCTGAGAGACAGAGGTAGAGTCAGGGGCAGACGAGGCCCAGGAGGGCAGGCTCGCTGGCCCACCTGCCAGAGTCTCCTCTGCCTCCCGCTTCCCTCTGCTCCAGGCTCTTCTTCTGCTGCAGACCAAGCACCCCAGCGGGCAGCAGGCACAGACATCCTGCGCCCCTGCAGGGACCACGGTCTCCCtgctgggtctgcagcccctcctccctcctcctgtgCCTGAGGGTTGCCCAGGGAGTGGCGgcccccagtttcctcatccttAGCCCCCAGCCTCCCAGGTGGCCATCCTGTCCCCTTACCCACTGGCCATGAGAGCAAAGTCCTCTTCCAGTGAATACTTCTAggagtgttgctgctgctaagttgcttcagttgtgtccgactccgtgcgaccccatagacggcagcccaccaggctcccccatccctgggattctccaggcaagaacactggagtgggttgccatctccttctccaatgcgtgaaagtgaagttgctcagtggtgtccgactcttagcgaccccatggactgcagcccactcctccatccatgggattttccaggcaagagtatctaGGAGTGTTGGTTTCCACCAAATGCAAACATGAGGactgcatagtcaaagctgtggtttttccagtagttatgtatggctgtgagagttggaccataaagaaggctaagcaccaaagaattgatatttttgaatcaattggtgttggagaagactcttgagagtccctttgattgcaaggagatcaaaccagtcaatcctaaaagaaccctgaatattcactggaaggactgatgctgaagctaatgttccaattctttggccacctggactcattggaaaagaccctgatgcaggaaaagattgagggcaggaggagaaggggacaacagaggatgagatggttggatggcatcacacactcaatggacgtgagtttgagcaagctccaggagatagtgaaggacaaggaagcctggcgtgctgcagtccatgggattgcagagtcagacgtgactgagtgactgaacagcaacaaccaaaCACAAGGTGGTCATGGAATAGCAGCACCTTCCGTTGATCAAAGACGCTTTGAGCTTTGATCCTAAGACGTCTGATCAGATACGGGGACTTATTATCCTACCTCATAGCTTTGTGTGTCTGTCATACAGACACACAAATTAAGTCCCCAAATCAAGGATGGAATTAGAACCCAGAGTTCAAGTCTCCTGACAATATCTGCAAAGCTCTCCACTTACAGTGCAGAATCAGCGATGAGAATAAACGAGATGAGAAGAAAAGGATATTTAAAGCATAGatttatatcttcaaatattctttaaaaataagcaagGGAGCTGGGCTGGTCCCAGTAATCAGAGGCCCCACCCTCCCCAGTTGGCTTATGAAGCTGGTCTCCCAGGAGAATCCACACCCTCCACCCAAGACAATTGTCAGTTTCATTGAGAAATTGATTGCTCATTATCTGTTGGCCTCTGCACTCTTCTGCTCTGAGATGAGACAGTGATCGTCTTCATGATGTCTGTGTGCTcgcagttgtgttcgactctttgcaatcccatcaggctgctctgactatgggatcctccaggcaagaatattgaagtgggttgccatttctcctccagtggatcttcctgacccagggactgaatcctggtctcttgcgtctcctgccttggcaggtgggttccttactactgagttaccagggaaaccctgcatGTGAGGAGTTGGGCAACCAGAAGGTTTCCTGTCTCTTTCTGCATCTGGGTCCCCTGGACTCAGGGTGGCCAGGGGTGGATGTGCAGAATCCACCCCTGGAGAGGTGGAGAGGTGTTTGCCCAGCTGCCCTCTAGGGAAGGACAGAATGCTGTCTGATGGTTGAACCAGAAGGAGTGGAACTTATTAATTTATCAGGAGGACAGAAGCAGCCTGTTCCTCCCCTGGAGGCATAGCTGGGGCAAGTCAGGGGATTTATAGGGATCACGAGGGAATTTGCTTGAGAAAGTCACCATGGGGGCCCCAGGGCAAATGTCCCTTTACAGCCTTGCATTTCAGGGATAAGGACTTGGGTATGGTCCCCAGGGCCTGAGGTCTTGGTCTAAACTCTGCTTCAGAGGAGTGGGCCGAGATGAAACAGATAAGACTATGCAGCCCGGGAATTTGTCTGCTTAGGGCTGACTTAGTAAACCCATAAGGCAGACCAAGTACACAGCTCTAGCCACCCTCTTCTACATCTTCCCGCCCCTGGCATCTTTGGGGTCTGCCCGATCCAGCCCAGCACTCTCAGGCAGGACCTCTCTGGAGTTATAAGTGAAGGGTCCCCACCTTCCTGGGGTCTCTGTAGAGAACCTGGGACTTGGGACAGAATCAGAGAAGCTAGAGGGGAGCTAAAGAAGAGGACCTTGCGGGATACTGGAGGCTTCCTCTCGCCTCTGAAATCACACTTCGAACATTCACTTCATGAATGAATCTCAGCAGTACTTGTGGCAGGCTCTGCCCACCCCAGCTCCCCCTTTCTCCAAGCCAAAGTCAGGCAGACGAGTCTCCACCTGAGGACCTGGCGGCCACCGTGGGCTGGAGAGTGATGAAGCCCGCAGTGCATCCTGGGAGAATCCCACTGAGCTCTACCACCACAGCCCACCCTGCAGGATGGGGGCTGGACAGCCCCAGAGAGAACAGGAACGCTGGCCACAGCCCTCCCAGTCCTCAGGGCTGTGGgatgctcccctcccctccccacactggTCTCTAAATTTGGAGAAGTTCTCTTGAGCCCCCCATCTTGAGCTTGGCTAGACTCTGAGAGTGCCGTGGGCACTGTGCTCTGCTGTCGGGGTGGGCGAGGCTGGGCCACGTTGGTTCTCTGCAGCCTCTACTGGGGCGGGCCCGCCTCTCCAGTTCCTGCATTTCTCGTCTGTCTGCAGTCTGCTGTCCCTCCCTGGGAGGAGGATCTCGCCCCGGGACATGCGGTGGGTGGGAAGTGTCCTCCTCCCTTTGCTGGGATGCACAGAAAAGGAGGGGGCTCCCAGCAGTGGCAAAGCTGCCGCCTGAACTGTgttctcagacacacacacagccttggTCCCGAGCTGGTCCCAGCTCTGACGTGAGCCCCTCAGGCGGGTTGGCAGTGAGCTGGTGAGCTCTGTAGCAGGTGCGAGCGACATGGCAGAAAAGCTGTCTGAAGAGCAGGTGGCGGAGTTCAAGGAGGCCTTCGACAAGTTCGACAAGGACAAGGATGGCACCGTCAGTGTGCAGGAGCTGGGCACCGTGATGCAGGAGCTGGGCCTGAAGCCATCAGAGGCTGAGCTGAAGGTGCTCATCACCCGGCTGGACACAGACAACAACGGCATCATCAGCTTCCAGGAGTTTCTGGAGGCCATGGCCGCAGGGCTTCAGACCTCAGACACGGAGGAGGACCTGAGAGAAATCTTCCGTGCCTTCGACCAGGACAACGATGGCTACATCAGCGTGGACGAGCTCAGGCAGGCCACAGCCCAGCTGGGGGAGAAGCTGTCTCAGGAcgagctggatgccatgatccgaGAGGCAGACGTGGACCAAGATGGCCGGGTGAACTATGAGGAGTTCGTGCGCATCCTCACCCAGAACTGaggccccccaccctccacccgcTCTGCTGTCCCCTGCCTCTGCCCGACTCTGGTCCCACTGCCCGGTTGGGCCCTGCTTCCATGTGGGGACAGTTGGTGGTGGGCAGGAGGGGCTTCCCCGTGGCCTGGGGTCTGATCTGCCCGGCCAGACGGAGAGTGCTTGAGAGACGGGGGTGCTCTTTACCCTGCAGAGCTGTTGTGAGGAGACCCAAAGCGATGCTCCAGTTGGAATAAAGGGTTGTGAGCTCCAAGGTGTAAGACTGTGCTTGAATGGGGGtagagggaggctggggagggtggAGGTTGGGTGGGGTTGTTGAAGGGCCCCAGCAGGGGCACGTGGGGTTCTCTTGAGCCTCTCCTTGTTCCATTCAGCCCTAATGGGGGACGCTAAGACtccaggcggagaaggcaatggcaccccactccagtactcttccctggaaaatcccatggatggaggagcctggtaggctgcagtccatggggtcacgaagagtcggacacgactgagcgacttcactttcacttttcaccttcatgcattggagaaggaaatggcagcccactccagtgttcttgcctggagaatcccagggatgggggaggctggtgggctgccacctat contains these protein-coding regions:
- the LOC138091627 gene encoding calmodulin-like, with protein sequence MAEKLSEEQVAEFKEAFDKFDKDKDGTVSVQELGTVMQELGLKPSEAELKVLITRLDTDNNGIISFQEFLEAMAAGLQTSDTEEDLREIFRAFDQDNDGYISVDELRQATAQLGEKLSQDELDAMIREADVDQDGRVNYEEFVRILTQN